In Ostrea edulis chromosome 6, xbOstEdul1.1, whole genome shotgun sequence, a single window of DNA contains:
- the LOC125683364 gene encoding thrombospondin type-1 domain-containing protein 7A-like: protein MGYGKPLMTSLIIHSTLVLSFLATVADLANGQYRWKTDAWSDCEKQYGCGSGGTQGRNVWCEKFHPRVQVVPRALCKDAGYEPYNMQSCYKKCDPIGDYRIKWVSGMWSECQIDQSNKGCARNRGFQTREVYCAYTNNGEKTEDSVCSSFKLNKPNSRQSCEYLCPQNCVVGEFSDWSSCNECQFFNRSRTRDIIVPNNRGGKPCPSFSEMSPCSNCTGKYFLSFTPWTSCQAFTDSFNSRIPRNSHIGNQERSFDCYNIRGQREELSKCTGKFKPIAYRQSCIISQDCILGPWQGLTTINQTCVTENHHIKPGYLYKKRNVLQIPLGDGKPCGPLEQYEPMRSSQKINCPRTVWTMSDWSKCKPIQGHKQCNTGIQDRHVICVQIDQYRKQTPVDESKCSEKRPSTSQTCLIQCKADCTVSIWSPWSECKVTDCEMYARRRRNNKKTGQRYRTRQIRTEPAQGGQACPHLSETQNCDPEPCYTWKVSRGECQPQQPPCGVGVAYQSVYCFNRNNTRVSDSRCLELKEQPPAQVQCVVSCDNDCVVSEWGEWSECPRICQNNMMPRPTIKQRTRTILAKASGQVGNCQAPLTERGECPTVIECDTYRWQTEPWGRCELDKPLDGCGRGEQARMLGCYNNRTSVSDIKCAMEVKPPDRQVCTVPCPEDCKISVWSAWSPCSATCTSANTSANPSKSRQRYILIHPKNGGALCPNLLKEIKVCFDLPVCNRYRWNKGNWSECILHRQEKCGRGLKARNVTCLLNDGTVSPINNCLTSVGQMPAIAEPCYVACEDECLFTDWSEWTNCLQGCGSKRFRQRRPKVAGNAPPECSDLTMYPRYEQDVCHCGRIKEELGADFSECILDPPKTAPGLLRPITNSKRDNREPSKDEGIVCGWGQKIRYVACQSSSAATNLRRCTEAVSLEVTHCNIPCPNDCEMAEWSEWSKCPSKCRPGIQKRSRYIEQLNSAGGRQCPSLDSTQTESQTRLCHPECSQYVWRAYEWSMCDSSSHSCGDGTQKRMVQCVTINVNGDTTGITGEDNCAGQVKPHSEQTCRMACVGECVMSDWTEWTECPRPCLNGISKQTRSRKIMRHASMYNPRCGETEDYKDCMKDMNCVDYHWEWMAWTSCLINNGQEECGVGLQERFPVCRTHNEVDVDDRICTKIIGPPDQSERMKRCEVPCDVDCLVSEWSQWSSCSQTCGIGRSTRERAVVEQYTGNGRKCPSDLVQTKPCYPKGCYHWNVSDWSPCMPQKSMCGVGIQTRNVSCLGDDGLPADPERCPPDLDILVLKTEQKCKVLCPWECILTEWSEWSKCFINCANFDIGTTQGRTSRSRAIISQGIRPCDEKLWESKACPAMDCTDFVWVASPWIASRREISCQTTGGVQVNQEACQESARPPTDLSCDPPCDGEHMICNDTNSCGCEADFSVVTNAQGLVVACIKQNDTLSIGAQKTGTEEELAANYWMYAVVAAGTLFIVFVALALYHMSDFFKNGPRPHGDQKEEKKSIDIESTDTATRGSRQGNESCNVCSQIPAPVDTMVTNSNGRAEIRLVDDVRPYVQSWNRKSLANYIADALSCSIPCMSKNTSYALHVHENINETKVKLPLENIRLLTRENSLKDESMETEFNDISNLVHTPSYYMAVNASDAESHRSSKVIMLPRGNTDNFLCDSLDTETSSPESTKSQVKRSQSDSAISIPTSNSLGACSRANSPSVKKFKILKKRVAKCSEKSAKHSSTQTSTQSSVEEIVELGTKPTTLTYQDSSETQAFPSSNGFPVEGSMSNFMDDYFEKMNSMSKSNENLKESGDLLQREEANIVNVSPDLHSLSSEGSSIPGGEVSDVLLGNSRDQAELQQLLPTTDNYDSTDSNRGFCVFVPNSLSKDSEASKILEKRHELKRNDTTRRRERLTRQKKIDQEKDPSESDHSSHMTPDQSVDWSHDTNSQKCNSHSSVGSDHGNDRSSRTVQCRSKESKNPLQTSSPRQVKSQNSSHQVTPV from the exons ATGGGCTATGGAAAGCCACTAATGACATCACTGATTATACATTCCACACTGGTACTATCATTCCTAGCGACGGTGGCAGACTTGGCTAATGGACAATACAGATGGAAAACAG ATGCGTGGTCAGATTGTGAGAAGCAGTATGGCTGTGGGTCTGGTGGTACACAGGGACGTAATGTCTGGTGTGAGAAATTCCACCCCCGTGTACAAGTTGTCCCGCGAGCACTTTGTAAGGATGCAGGGTATGAGCCCTATAACATGCAGTCCTGTTACAAGAAATGTGACCCCATCGGGGATTACCGTATTAAATGGGTTTCAGGAATGTGGTCAGAGTGTCAAATAGACCAATCAAACAAAGGGTGTGCAAGAAATCGCGGTTTTCAGACTCGTGAAGTGTACTGTGCGTATACGAATAATGGAGAAAAGACGGAGGATTCAGTGTGCTCGTCTTTCAAATTGAATAAACCAAATTCAAGACAATCGTGTGAGTATCTCTGCCCTCAGAATTGTGTAGTGGGAGAGTTCTCAGATTGGAGCTCTTGTAATGAGTGTCAGTTCTTCAATAGGAGTAGGACTAGAGATATCATAGTGCCAAATAATCGTGGGGGCAAGCCCTGCCCTTCGTTTTCCGAAATGTCTCCCTGCAGCAACTGTACTGGTAAATATTTCCTATCATTTACTCCCTGGACTTCATGTCAAGCCTTTACAGATTCATTCAATTCACGCATTCCACGTAATTCTCATATCGGAAACCAAGAGCGATCCTTTGACTGCTATAACATTCGGGGTCAGAGAGAAGAATTATC GAAATGTACTGGGAAGTTCAAACCAATAGCCTACAGACAGTCGTGCATCATTAGTCAGGACTGTATCCTGGGGCCATGGCAGGGACTGACCACCATCAACCAGACCTGTGTCACTGAAAATCACCACATCAAGCCGGGCTACCTCTACAAAAAACGAAACGTTCTCCAGATTCCCCTGGGGGACGGCAAACCATGTGGACCACTTGAGCAGTACGAGCCAATGCGTTCTAGCCAGAAGATCAACTGTCCAAG AACTGTGTGGACAATGTCTGATTGGTCAAAATGTAAGCCAATCCAGGGCCACAAACAGTGTAACACGGGGATACAGGATCGGCATGTCATCTGTGTCCAAATAGATC AGTACAGAAAACAGACCCCTGTTGATGAATCTAAATGCAGTGAAAAACGACCGTCGACATCACAGACCTGTCTGATACAGTGTAAGGCGGATTGTACTGTGTCGATATGGAGTCCCTGGTCAGAATGTAAAGTTACAGACTGTGAAATGTACGCCAGGAGACGTCGGAACAATAAGAAAACGG GACAGCGCTACAGAACTCGTCAGATAAGAACAGAGCCTGCACAAGGCGGTCAGGCATGTCCTCATTTGAGTGAGACTCAGAACTGTGACCCCGAGCCCTGTTACACTTGGAAAGTCTCACGAGGGGAGTGTCAGCCACAGCAGCCACCGTGTGGTGTGGGCGTCGCTTATCAGAGTGTATACTGCTTCAATCGTAACAAC ACCCGGGTCAGTGACAGCAGGTGCTTGGAGCTGAAGGAGCAGCCCCCGGCCCAGGTTCAGTGCGTGGTGTCCTGTGATAACGACTGTGTGGTATCTGAGTGGGGTGAATGGTCCGAGTGCCCGAGGATTTGTCAGAACAACATGATGCCGAGACCCACAATCAAACAACGTACCAGGACCATTCTAGCAAAGGCTTCAGGACAAG TGGGTAACTGTCAAGCCCCACTTACAGAGCGGGGGGAGTGTCCGACGGTGATTGAGTGCGATACATACAGGTGGCAGACCGAGCCTTGGGGGCGCTGTGAACTGGATAAGCCACTCGATGGGTGCGGCAGAGGGGAACAGGCCAGGATGCTGGGCTGTTACAACAACAGGACTTCTGTTTCGGACATCAA GTGTGCCATGGAGGTGAAGCCTCCCGATAGGCAGGTGTGCACAGTGCCATGTCCAGAAGATTGTAAAATCTCTGTGTGGTCTGCATGGTCCCCATGTTCTGCCACCTGTACCTCAG CCAACACTTCTGCAAATCCTTCAAAAAGTCGCCAACGCTACATCTTGATTCACCCTAAAAATGGCGGAGCACTGTGCCCAAACCTATTAAAGGAGATCAAAGTTTGTTTTGATCTTCCGGTCTGTAATCGGTACCGGTGGAACAAAGGTAACTGGAGTGAGTGTATCCTACACAGACAGGAGAAGTGTGGGCGAGGACTGAAGGCCAGAA ATGTGACCTGTCTCCTGAATGATGGTACAGTGAGCCCGATTAATAACTGTCTGACCAGCGTTGGTCAGATGCCAGCCATTGCGGAACCATGTTATGTGGCTTGTGAAGATGAGTGCCTGTTTACTGATTGGTCTGAATGGACAAACTGTTTACAGGGCTGTGGAAGTAAAAGATTCCGCCAAAGGAGgccaaaag TGGCTGGGAATGCCCCACCAGAGTGTAGTGATTTGACAATGTATCCCCGATATGAACAGGATGTGTGTCACTGCGGCAGAATTAAGGAGGAGTTAGGAGCCGATTTCTCCGAATGTATCCTTGATCCTCCGAAAACTGCACCAGGGCTTCTCAGACCTATAACCAATTC GAAAAGAGACAACAGAGAACCATCTAAAGATGAGGGAATAGTCTGTGGGTGGGGCCAGAAAATCCGCTATGTTGCCTGCCAGTCCAGTTCTGCAGCAACCAATCTCAGGAGATGTACCGAAGCTG TGAGTTTGGAAGTAACACATTGTAACATACCATGTCCTAATGATTGTGAAATGGCAGAGTGGAGTGAGTGGTCAAAATGCCCATCTAAATGTCGACCAGGCATTCAAAAGAGATCACGCTATATCGAGCAGTTAAACTCGGCAGGAGGGCGACAGTGTCCGAGCCTGGATAGCACACAGACAGAAAGTCAGACACGACTCTGTCATCCCGAGTGTTCACAGTACGTGTGGAGGGCGTACGAATGGAGCATGTGTGACAGCAGTAGTCACTCCTGTGGAGACGGGACACAGAAGAGAATGGTGCAATGCGTAACAATCAACGTCAACGGAGACACGACGGGAATCACCGGCGAGGACAACTGTGCCGGTCAAGTGAAACCTCACAGCGAGCAGACATGCAGGATGGCTTGTGTTGGGGAGTGTGTGATGTCGGACTGGACAGAATGGACAGAGTGCCCCAGG ccCTGTTTGAATGGCATATCCAAGCAGACCCGATCCCGTAAGATCATGCGTCATGCCAGCATGTACAATCCGCGGTGTGGAGAGACGGAAGATTACAAGGACTGTATGAAGGACATGAACTGTGTGGACTACCACTGGGAGTGGATGGCCTGGACCTCCTGTCTCATCAACAATGGCCAGGAGGAGTGTGGGGTGGGGCTGCAGGAAAGGTTCCCCGTCTGTAGGACACATAACGAGGTCGACGTAGACGACCGCATTTGTACTAAG ATAATTGGTCCCCCAGACCAGAGTGAGAGGATGAAGCGATGCGAGGTCCCTTGTGATGTGGATTGTTTGGTGTCAGAGTGGTCCCAGTGGTCTTCATGCAGTCAGACTTGTGGAATAG GAAGGAGTACACGGGAGCGAGCGGTGGTCGAACAGTACACTGGAAATGGTCGGAAATGTCCGTCCGATCTGGTCCAGACAAAACCATGCTACCCCAAGGGCTGTTATCACTGGAACGTCTCGGACTGGTCCCCCTGCATGCCACAG aagAGTATGTGTGGAGTTGGTATACAAACTAGAAATGTTTCCTGTTTGGGAGATGATGGACTCCCTGCTGACCCAGAGAGGTGCCCTCCTGACCTTGATATTCTCGTCCTAAAG ACTGAACAGAAATGCAAAGTTCTTTGTCCTTGGGAGTGTATATTGACTGAGTGGTCCGAGTGGAGCAAGTGCTTCATCAATTGTGCCAACTTTGATATCG GAACCACCCAAGGACGAACCAGTCGATCCCGCGCCATTATCTCGCAGGGCATCCGTCCCTGTGATGAGAAGCTTTGGGAATCAAAAGCCTGTCCTGCAATGGATTGTACTGACTTTGTATGGGTTGCTTCTCCTTGGATAGCCAGTAGACGTGAGATTTCTTGTCAGACAACGGGTGGAGTTCAAGTAAACCAAG AGGCCTGTCAGGAATCTGCCCGGCCCCCTACAGATTTGTCCTGTGACCCCCCATGTGACGGGGAACACATGATCTGTAACGACACCAACAGCTGCGGATGTGAGGCAGATTTCTCCGTGGTGACTAATGCCCAAGGCCTGGTGGTGGCTTGTATCAAACAGAATGACACGCTTAGTATCGGGGCACAGAAAACAGGGACGGAGGAGGAATTAG CAGCGAATTACTGGATGTACGCGGTGGTGGCAGCTGGGACgctgtttattgtgtttgtGGCCCTAGCACTGTATCACATGAG CGATTTCTTTAAGAATGGTCCACGGCCTCATGGTGATCAGAAGGAAGAGAAAAAATCCATAGACATAGAGAGCACGGACACTGCCACTCGTGGGTCCAGACAGGGAAACGAGAGCTGTAATGTGTGTAGTCAGATTCCCGCTCCCGTCGACACCATGGTTACTAACAGTAATGGAAGGGCGGAGATTCGCCTCGTGGATGATGTACGGCCATATGTTCAATCATGGAATCGTAAAAGCTTGGCTAACTATATTGCTGATGCACTCTCCTGCTCAATCCCTTGCATGTCTAAAAATACCTCTTATGCTCTGCATGTGCATGAAAATATTAACGAGACTAAAGTTAAATTACCCCTTGAAAACATTCGACTGTTAACTCGTGAAAATTCCCTGAAGGATGAATCCATGGAGACAGAGTTTAATGACATCAGCAATCTGGTGCACACTCCTAGTTACTATATGGCTGTCAATGCCTCTGATGCCGAGAGCCATCGCTCCTCAAAAGTTATCATGTTGCCACGAGGTAATACTGACAATTTTTTGTGTGACTCGTTAGACACTGAGACCTCTAGTCCTGAATCGACAAAGTCTCAAGTCAAGCGCAGTCAATCAGACTCGGCTATTTCTATACCCACCTCTAACTCACTAGGTGCTTGTTCACGTGCTAACTCGCCCTCtgtgaaaaaattcaaaatactcAAAAAGAGGGTGGCAAAATGTAGTGAAAAATCTGCTAAACACAGCTCAACACAAACTTCAACACAGAGTTCTGTGGAAGAGATTGTTGAGCTAGGCACAAAACCGACAACTCTAACATACCAAGACTCCAGCGAGACCCAGGCCTTCCCAAGCTCCAATGGATTTCCAGTTGAAGGGAGCATGTCAAACTTCATGGATGAttactttgaaaaaatgaaTTCCATGagtaaatcaaatgaaaatctgAAAGAGAGTGGTGATTTGCTTCAACGTGAAGAGGCTAACATTGTCAATGTCAGTCCAGACCTTCACTCCCTGTCTTCAGAGGGATCCAGCATTCCCGGAGGAGAGGTTTCCGATGTCCTTCTCGGGAATTCTCGTGATCAAGCTGAACTACAGCAATTACTGCCAACCACGGACAACTATGACTCCACAGACTCCAACAGAGGTTTCTGTGTTTTTGTACCAAACTCTCTGTCCAAAGACAGTGAGGCAAGCAAAATATTAGAAAAAAGACATGAATTAAAGCGAAATGACACAACTAGGCGACGAGAGAGATTGACGAGACAGAAAAAAATTGACCAAGAGAAAGACCCTAGTGAGAGTGATCACAGTTCACATATGACACCTGATCAGTCAGTTGACTGGTCACATGACACAAATTCCCAAAAGTGCAATTCCCATAGTTCAGTGGGCTCCGATCATGGAAATGATCGCAGCTCTCGGACTGTTCAGTGTAGATCAAAGGAAAGCAAAAACCCCTTACAGACTAGTTCTCCTCGACAAGTCAAGTCCCAGAACTCTAGTCACCAAGTTACACCAGTCTGA